One window of Vicia villosa cultivar HV-30 ecotype Madison, WI unplaced genomic scaffold, Vvil1.0 ctg.000794F_1_1, whole genome shotgun sequence genomic DNA carries:
- the LOC131631230 gene encoding uncharacterized protein LOC131631230 translates to MRRFSVPKTSIEKVNVKQLEVEVEETPPNLANEFNPNEIVRDPGCRKQIHEYAPDIQDQVRRAYILKGPTQPDLARFPRTQFGKYSRAFCKAWYKNYTWLEYNESKDATYCFYCFLFKPSGRAEHFGYEVFNKDGFKDWKHASKGFKDHIDSHDSKHNSCMKHYDDYNNQR, encoded by the coding sequence ATGAGGAGGTTTTCGGTTCCTAAAACAAGTATTGAGAAAGTGAATGTTAAGCAACTGGAAGTCGAAGTAGAAGAAACACCCCCTAATTTGGCCAACGAATTTaatccaaatgagattgtgcgtgaTCCAGGATGTAGGAAACAAATTCATGAGTATGCTCCGGATATTCAAGACCAAGTGAGGAGAGCATATATATTGAAGGGTCCAACGCAACCAGATTTAGCAAGATTTCCCCGTACTCAATTTGGGAAGTATTCAAGAGCCTTTTGTAAAGCGTGGTATAAGAATTATACATGGCTTGAATACAATGAGTCGAAGGATGCAACTTATTGTTTCTATTGCTTTCTCTTTAAGCCGTCTGGGAGGGCTGAACATTTTGGTTATGAAGTCTTCAACAAAGACGGATTTAAAGATTGGAAGCATGCATCTAAAGGCTTTAAAGATCATATTGATAGTCATGATAGTAAGCACAACTCGTGTATGAAGCACTATgatgattataataatcaaagatAA